TTGTAGCTTGAAAGTTTCTTTTGGTTAGAAAAAAATAGAGTAAACCACAATATAAGGACCCAAACTATTCTTTTATGTTGCTTTAAGGATCTCAACTATTATTGTGTAGTTTTAAGGACCTCATCATGTGTTTTGGACAAAAATGCCCTTATCTTTATTTATAAATCATAAATATTTTCTTAAATATGAGAAAGACGTAAAAAAAATTCAAGTCAGAGTTTTAATATATTTCGCGAGTTACTATACATCATCGGTACCAAATAACGTTATCTTCATCTATAAGTTTTTTGGAAATGTAGAAAAATCTTTTGCGAATTGTTGCATATGTACtttcattaattttttttatgtacaagttcacatttttataaaaatcttATTTTAATTTGTTTTCATCAAAATCAAGCTCATTATTAATATTTATTGGCGGGAATTCTAATTAAAATTTAGTATTTGTTGGTTACTTTAATCATTATACAATATGAGTATCGATCAATATTGAGATGTTTCGATTATAATTAAGAAAATATTTATCATTTATATTGTCTTCCATTTATTATTTCTTCGCACTTCCTTTCACGGGGTCTCCAAGATGGGACTTTGTCCGTAAAATTCAACGTGTACATATAACTTGTTTTTATTGAAAAACAACTTAGAATTGTATTTTCATGATAAATGTAATTatttagttctttatttatttattaataattttagttTAGTTTTCATAATTTTAGTTTTGTTTATCCAGGATTAAAGTTGTTCACTTCAACATTTCAAAAGAAATTGGGAAGAAACTATGAGAGGGAGTAATAAATATAAGGATGTTTTGGTCAAATATATATAGTGAGGTCCTTAAAGCTACATAATAATAGGTTAGGTCCTTAAAGCCATATTTGATAATAGTTTGGGTCCTTGTTGTGGACTTTACTCGAAAAAAATATGGGCAAGGCAAACTACAAGGTCTTGTAGCTTGCCATTGGAGTTGCTCTAAGGAGAATGGTCCTCCTCCTTTGAATGTAAGAAGGATGTCCTTTGAAAGACATAAATATTTTTTATACGTATAAGGTTTATAGGGGTGGAGATTGGGGAGCTACTAGGGACGCTCGTCCCCGCTAATGATcagaaatttcaaattttttagCCAAATTTTACAACTTCTTACGAATTTTCCTTAAACTATTATTGCTCGCCCCAGGTTTTTGTTTGACCAACTCATCTTCACAAGCCAAGGTTAAGATAATAGCTTGAGAGTCGAGCCTGCTTTTGGGTTGGACCGACCCACCCTAATCTAGGCTATGGCCAGTTTGGCCACCTCTAGCTATTGTACAAGGAGTGTGTAAGAATAGACTTAAAATGTAAAATGATTTTACATTAAATAGGTTAGAATGTCTTCCATAGTTTGGACTTATACAGTagaaaattataataataatcaaatcTTGAGCAACACAATATTTTAATTATTAGAAATCGAGTCATAGGAAGCTGATATCACAAAAAGATCCGATAGTTATAATGTATTCGCTCCGTCCcagtcaattattgtcctttggttttagcacaaagaccaaagaaagaAGATGGagtcaattattaaatgacaagtggaccaaattgagtgtgaatgatcaaattgctcatcaaattcaTTTTTTTAAATAGAAATggtaacaattgactgagacaccctaaaatggaatatgacaacaaatgaccgggacagagggagtatcgTGGTTTGTTtgaatacaaaataaaagtactaTGTAGAACCTTCATTTTACATAATGTCCCATGTTATGATGAATTCCGCATTCCTGTCAAGATCAAAGAGATCACCCACGATAAATATCACATGTAAGATCCCACGTTGAAATAAGGAATAGGAGAGAGATGTTTAATATGGAGTTATCTCTCCTCCCATTGCATTAAACCTCCTCAAACTTGCAAAGTGGACATTCTCGAACTCTTTGGCATAGGCATTAGCCCATACCTAATTAtaaacaattagtcttgctgaagacgggtcggagcaagtgacgggtaatgccactcacaaaacggataggggggacaaggtgggggaaTCCGATgtacttccctctctcctctatttgggtcatttgtaagAAGAAATGGCATCCGTCACTCCAAAAtaacggatacgtgccgtcttccaTAAGATTTTGTGAATTATAAAACTTAACAATCCCGTTGTTCATATTTATTCTAGAAAACGCCACGGCTGCAGAGTGACTATTTCACCTTCTAATTGACTAGATACACTACTCCGATTCGtatttgttttggccaatgaaaGTTGATCATTGTAACCCCACTGTTATCAAATCAATCTTGTTCCCCGCATTTATAACCAGCAACTAAAGTTATCAGACTCATTATGTTATCCTTTCGCTTTTATTGTTAAGCAAAGTGCCTCAAATGATAGCAATGTTACTAtgtttttttggtgtaaaccatGGTGTCCACCGTCGATAATAGTGTATAATCCCCTCGTCGCGCGTGCTCTCATGAAGAGGTAAACGACTGGTCAAAGAGTTTGCTCCATTTCAATGAACagggatcgaacccctgacctcatggttaagggatgaggtgagcaaccaccacaccaaacACATTTGGTTAGCAATGTTACTATGTTAATTAGTGAGTATACATACTATCATCAAGCTTTTGAAACTTAATTCAATTGACACTCGCAACAACTAATTTGGCAAGATTACAGGTTACACTTTCTGTCTCAGTTACCTGTTTATCTTTTACTCtgtaattttattataaaaatattttaagtaaaggtaaacaaataattgagacggaggAAATACGTTTGTTACGGGAAGCTTTTATTGAAGAAAGCATGATATTCATAATCGTATAAAGGAGGGTCATTTATGAGCGAAGGATTTAATTAAATGTCAGAATAAAAATAATACTTTGTATCATTCTTTCTTCAATCTTGAAATATGAATGAAGCTAAGTGACATAATCGGTATTAGTAAAAATTCAGGAATATTCATACAAGagcatatacttcctccattcaactccactctacctattggCAAAAAGCACAAGTTTTAAGGGTAAATTAAAAAATGAATATAAGTACAAATGGAGTTGTTCCATTTACTTTATGGAATCAGAATTTGTCTAAGTATTAGTGTGTTAAACAAACACTAATTTTCCCCCCAAAATTACAAAACTTCAAAAACCCCACCAAACACTTAATTTCCCACCATTTTCTGTCCAGTCAAGCTGTTGGAACCCACCAACTAGGTTAGTTTTATGCATAAATTACAATCATCCTCACATTAAATTACATATTCCCTCATTCATTAGcaacacaacaaaaaaaaacttTCTAAAATTATTTACAGACCAATAAATTACAGTCCACTACCATTAAATTACACAAGTTTCCTAAATTATCTTCAGAGCATCAATGGGGTTCAAGTGCATGTCTGAAGAAACGAGAACTGAAGTCGCCATCTACTTGCTTCAAAAATCAAATGACGGGCAGCTTGATCGTGGTGCAATCAAAGAGGCAGCAAACAGATTCAATGTGAGTGTAAGGACCATATCAAACATATGGAGACTTGCAAAAAAACCAAGGTTAGTAGGTGAAAAATTAGATGTCAAGAGTGGTAGAATAGGCAACAAAAACAGAAAAAGGATTTTACCAAACATTGAGCATATCAAATCACTTGATAAATCACTAAGGGACACAATGATCAGAGTTTCTGAAAATTGTGGAGTTTCAGTTGGAACGGTCCATTCATGGGTGAAAGAAGGTTTACTTAAACGTCATTCAAGCCCATTACATCCTAAACTCAGTGAGTTACACAAGGATCAAAGGCTACTTTATTCATTAAAGTCATTGGTTGTTAAACAAGTTCTTGAAGAGTTCTTAGATCTTAATAATGTTCCAGTGACTGAAATAATGTTTAATGAAATGAGCAACGTAATACACATGGATGAGAAGTGGTTCTATATTACGGAAGACAATGAAACAGTTTACGTAGTTGAGGGGGAGGAGCTGCCTCATAGAAGCTGTCAATCAAAGAGATTCATCACAAAAGTGATGTTCATGTGTGCAGTCAGCAGACCTATTTatggtgaagatggtgaatgCATATTTGATGGTAAAATAGGCATGTTTCCATTTACTAATCAAGTTCCAGCAGCTAGGTCAAGCAGAAATAGGCCAAGGGGTACATTAGAAACTAAGCCTATTGAGTCCATCACAAAACAAGTAGTCAAGGATTGTCTAATTCATCAAGTAATTCCAGCAATTAAGAGTGTTTGGCCAGAAGGTCTTAGCAAGCATATTTACATACAACAAGACAATGCTAGGCCACACATCAAGAATGATATTTGTATTTATGCAATTAGATGCATACAGAATTAAAGATGGTGATTCACAAAAATTAGCGATAATATAAGGTGCACATGTAATGGTACACAGTTTTGTATCATCCCCTCACATAGACAATGCTTATGTTATAGGTCTATGTAATGGAAGCATAATTTTTACAGATGAAATTACTAAAATCGGTTTAGTATTATCTAATAGAATTGATATTGAGAATGAATAGGAAAGATCTTATTGATATTGACCAACGTACAAATACAAGAGATATATCATCCTATTTATATAAAAGAATCAAGCTAAGACAGGAATATACACAGAGGAAATAATATATGGAAAATGATTATATTTCCATGTATAGAAATATTGAGCAGAGATTGTGCAACAGTCATATTTCCAACGGCTCTTTGATGATATGAGAGCAACGGTTCTGCGGAGATCACCGACTCTGTTAttaccccccctcaagttggtgCGTGGAGGTCGGTaacgcccaacttggataaaAGATCTTCAAAAGAGGCACGTCCGAGGGCTTTGGTGAGAATATCGGCGCGTTGGTTTTTGGTGTGGATATAGCTTGTAAGAAGAACACCCTTTTTTATTTCGTCGCGCACAAAATGATAGTCAACCTCTATATGTTTGGTGCGAGCATGAAAGACGGGATTTTTTGCAATGTGGAGGGCGGATTGA
The Silene latifolia isolate original U9 population chromosome 11, ASM4854445v1, whole genome shotgun sequence genome window above contains:
- the LOC141614555 gene encoding uncharacterized protein LOC141614555; its protein translation is MGFKCMSEETRTEVAIYLLQKSNDGQLDRGAIKEAANRFNVSVRTISNIWRLAKKPRLVGEKLDVKSGRIGNKNRKRILPNIEHIKSLDKSLRDTMIRVSENCGVSVGTVHSWVKEGLLKRHSSPLHPKLSELHKDQRLLYSLKSLVVKQVLEEFLDLNNVPVTEIMFNEMSNVIHMDEKWFYITEDNETVYVVEGEELPHRSCQSKRFITKVMFMCAVSRPIYGEDGECIFDGKIGMFPFTNQVPAARSSRNRPRGTLETKPIESITKQVVKDCLIHQVIPAIKSVWPEGLSKHIYIQQDNARPHIKNDICIYAIRCIQN